In Clupea harengus chromosome 4, Ch_v2.0.2, whole genome shotgun sequence, the genomic stretch ATGCAACAGACTGGGACTGTGTTGACAACACGTGGCCACACAtaatttctcttctcttctcttcttctcttcttcttcttttctcttctcaaatgtaaaacatgctctttaattgtattgtttctGCAATGGGACTTTACCCATTTCTTCACAGTGGCCCTCATTCTTTGCCTCTGATAGTCTTGCCCTCATGGCTGTGGCCTTTTTGTAGAGTTTGCATGATTCCTGCTTACACGCTCTGTACATGTTCTGTTTCACCAGGATGGATTGTCTCATCAAGACAGTCAGATCAGAGGGGTACTTTGGAATGTACAGAGGTGGgttgcctcctgtctctctcagtttGGCTCAGAACCACAAACAGGTTACAACCACACTGAGATGTTCTTCAATGGCACCATTCAGGCCACCCATCTCAGTGAGCCACTTCTCAGTGTGAAACCAAACCTGAAGATGAattcttatttttcttgtaGGTGCAGCAGTCAATCTCACCCTGGTCACTCCAGAGAAGGCAATCAAACTGGCTGCTAATGACTTCTTCCGCCACAAACTGAGCAAGGATGGGTAAGGACTCCACCGTTTCCCCTCTCTTCGGGAGCTGCAGGAAAGAAGAGAGCTCTAGTACTTGATGAAAAGCAACACTGACAGAGATTAATTCCATCCTTTCAGTCTCGCCGAGCCCCATTATACTAGATTATTAAGacattttcttcattttcttgTTCAACCCACCACCTAAATCTTTACAACCTACAGTCAAAGACACTTCTTTGCACTGATGTTTTACATCTTACATCTTCTGCTAGTTTAAGAGTCATCTTACATCTTCAGCTAGTTTAAGAGTCATCTTACATCTTCTGCTAGTTTAAGAGTCATCTTACATCTTCAGCTAGTTTAAGGGTCATTTTCATGTTGCAGGTCCAGGCTTACTGTATTCAAGGAGATGCTGGCCGGGTGTGGTGCAGGGATGTGTCAAGTAATCATCACCACTCCAATGGAGATGCTGAAGATTCAACTTCAGGATGCAGGCAGACTCGGTGAGCAAAAAGGAATGATATGGTGAAATTGCCGACACTGGAATTGGCAATGATTTGGTGAGAACTCAAAGCCCAAACCATCATAACAAATAGGATTTGACTATATGTGAATACGTTTGTTTGAACCGTCGTTGGGCCATTTTTCAGCAGCGCAGCAGAGGAAGCTGGCGGTACTCCCCGCCATGAAGTTTGGTGCCGGTAACGCTCTACTCAGCTGTTCCTACAGTGGAGGCCCTGCGCCGGTCCTCAGAGTCTCTGCCACACAGATCACCCAGGAGCTGCTCCGCACACGAGGGATACAGGGGCTCTACACCGGCCTGGGAGCCACACTCATGAGGTGAGTTTCATCAAAGATACTGTCGAGTCTTTGCTTTGACATCAAAGACAGGCATTTCATTAGTACCTGTTCATGAAGTTGACCATTTGACCATTTGATTTCTGTCATTTTTACTTTGCAGGGACATTCCCTTCTCTATGGTCTACTTTCCCCTCTTTGCTCATCTGAATAATCTCGGACA encodes the following:
- the slc25a55b gene encoding solute carrier family 25 member 55b; this translates as MTQQQISLPAKLINGGIAGLVGVTCVFPIDLAKTRLQNQRSDQQVYRNMMDCLIKTVRSEGYFGMYRGAAVNLTLVTPEKAIKLAANDFFRHKLSKDGSRLTVFKEMLAGCGAGMCQVIITTPMEMLKIQLQDAGRLAAQQRKLAVLPAMKFGAGNALLSCSYSGGPAPVLRVSATQITQELLRTRGIQGLYTGLGATLMRDIPFSMVYFPLFAHLNNLGQPSEMEKAPFYWSFISGCMAGCTAAVAVNPCDVIKTRLQSLKKSTSEESYNGVVDCISKIMQKEGPGAFLKGASCRVLIIAPLFGIVQVVYILGVGEFLLGQSPYNLYTS